The following coding sequences are from one Dreissena polymorpha isolate Duluth1 chromosome 8, UMN_Dpol_1.0, whole genome shotgun sequence window:
- the LOC127842827 gene encoding uncharacterized protein LOC127842827 — protein sequence MHSTARTNNGMDYNNTSYQTTPISSISRHQCPLALIFGPVAGGLVAGVGASFVIQKGTKRRTKDANQQSKRDERIRMEDIQIDIDMKPKHKKEEKKQYRTMSTQT from the exons ATGCATTCAACCGCGAG aaCAAACAACGGTATGGACTATAACAACACAAGTTATCAGACAACGCCCATTTCCAG TATTTCCAGACATCAGTGTCCACTGGCATTGATTTTTGGTCCGGTTGCTGGCGGATTGGTGGCGGGAGTAGGGGCATCCTTCGTCATCCAGAAAG GTACAAAGCGACGCACCAAAGACGCTAACCAACAATCAAAGAGGGACGAGCGTATAAGAATGGAAGATATTCAAATCGACATTGAcatgaaacctaaacacaaaaaagaagaaaagaaacAATATCGAACAATGTCAACACAGACATAA